Proteins co-encoded in one Girardinichthys multiradiatus isolate DD_20200921_A chromosome 11, DD_fGirMul_XY1, whole genome shotgun sequence genomic window:
- the slc12a9 gene encoding solute carrier family 12 member 9, with amino-acid sequence MPNERSRLITSGVCGLTLTTATCITASDSPQESGSGKTAQDPRRLNTFFGVMVPTILSMFSIILFLRTGFVVGHAGLLQGLLMLVVAYTIISLTVLSICAISTNGAIQGGGAYYMISRSLGPEFGGSIGLMFFLAKVFACGEYVLGLVEAILDLFGADPESSVSEWWRVLPQGYWSIVLYSSVVLLLCLLVCLVGAHIYSRTAFLILLVVTVSLLSVFISTVAVKPKDFVISHQGPGNQTLHYNASYTGFSATTLRNNLGSGYSLDYSTNSVMSFATVFAVMFTSCTGIMAGANMSGELKTPSISIPKGTIIAVFYTFTVYVLLFIFVSATCNRTLLIQDYGFLQRINIWKPFVAIGIYCASLSAAMCAMIGASRILHALALDHLFGLPLAPATVTSNSGNPWVAVLYTWGLAQCVVFAGQLNAVASLVTVFYLLAYAAVDLACLALEWASAPNFRPTFQLFSWHTCLLGILSCLVMMFVINPVYSSGSIVILLLLLLFLHYRSPTSSWGYISQALIFHQVRKYLLMLDVRKEHVKFWRPQVLLMVSNPRSSCQLILFVNQLKKGGLYVLGHVQLGDLDSMPSDPVQTQYNFWLSLVDKLGVKAFVDLTLSPSVRQGTQHLLRITGLGGMKPNTLILGFYDSSTPDDFFLQDSAFCRSSVEEGKGEYNFGVDLPSLQAHFPPVRHVESPRWLSPEEYVGIISDAIKMNKNVCLGRYFFQLQGEGKDSKVDGSERTIDVWPLNLLQPGSRDYQDVCSLFLLQMACVLNMSSKWRHARMRIFLNVETGSCDQGWVVNEETFRELLRKLRIRASIKIVPWDSVVQHYALPEGERCGEPTPGLSEDFLSAVNCMLMEHSSQAAVRFLYLPRPPAGRNQSQNYLAHLEAVTRGLGPTLLIHGVTPVTYTDL; translated from the exons ATGCCGAACGAGCGCTCCCGTCTGATCACCTCGGGTGTCTGTGGGCTGACTCTCACCACAGCAACATGTATCACAGCATCGGACTCCCCCCAGGAATCGGGCTCTGGGAAAACAGCTCAGGACCCGCGGAGACTGAACACCTTCTTTGGTGTAATGGTGCCGACCATCCTCTCCATGTTCAGCATCATATTGTTTCTGAGAACAG GGTTTGTGGTGGGTCATGCGGGGTTGCTGCAGGGTCTTTTAATGCTGGTCGTTGCCTACACCATCATATCTCTCACAGTATTGTCCATCTGTGCCATTTCCACTAATGGAGCTATTCAGGGCGGTGGGGCCTATT ACATGATCAGTCGCTCTTTGGGACCTGAATTTGGAGGAAGCATTGGTTTGATGTTCTTTCTTGCCAAAGTGTTTGCTTGTGGAGAGTATGTCCTGGGTCTTGTGGAGGCCATACTAGATTTATTTGGAGCAGATCCTG AGTCCTCTGTGTCTGAATGGTGGCGGGTGCTCCCTCAGGGTTACTGGTCCATAGTTCTGTACTCCTCTGTTGTCCTCCTGCTTTGTCTCCTTGTGTGCCTGGTGGGCGCCCACATTTACTCTCGCACTGCCTTCCTCATCCTGCTGGTGGTCACCGTGTCACTGCTGTCCGTCTTCATCAGCACTGTGGCAGTCAAACCGAAAGACTTTGTCATCTCCCACCAGGGGCCTGGTAACCAGACGCTCCACTACAATGCCAGCTACACGGGTTTCAGCGCCACCACCCTGAGGAACAACCTGGGCT CCGGTTACTCTTTGGACTACAGCACCAACTCCGTCATGTCGTTTGCCACTGTGTTTGCTGTTATGTTCACCAGCTGCACTGGGATCATGGCTGGAGCCAACATGTCAG GGGAACTGAAGACTCCAAGTATTTCCATCCCTAAGGGCACCATCATAGCTGTCTTCTACACCTTCACCGTCTACGTCCTCCTCTTTATCTTTGTCAGCGCCACATGCAACAG gACCCTGTTGATTCAAGACTATGGGTTCTTACAGCGAATTAACATCTGGAAACCATTTGTTGCTATTGGAATATACTGTGCCTCTCTGTCAGCTGCAATGTGTGCCATGATTGGAGCTTCCCGCATTCTCCACGCTCTCGCTCTGGATCATCTGTTTG GGTTGCCCTTGGCCCCAGCTACAGTCACATCTAACTCTGGGAACCCATGGGTGGCAGTGCTGTATACATGGGGCTTGGCACAG TGCGTGGTGTTTGCAGGGCAGCTCAATGCTGTAGCAAGTCTGGTGACTGTTTTCTACCTGCTCGCTTACGCTGCTGTAGATCTGGCCTGTCTGGCTCTTGAGTGGGCATCTGCTCCAAATTTCAG ACCAACCTTTCAGCTCTTCTCATGGCACACCTGCCTGCTGGGGATCCTCAGCTGTCTGGTCATGATGTTCGTCATCAACCCTGTGTACTCCTCGGGCAGCATTGTCATCCTGCTACTGCTCCTGCTTTTCCTCCACTACAGGTCACCCACAAGCAGCTGGGGCTACATCAGCCAGGCTCTCATTTTCCACCAG GTGCGGAAGTATCTATTGATGCTGGATGTGAGGAAAGAACATGTGAAGTTCTGGAGGCCCCAGGTCCTGCTGATGGTGTCTAACCCACGCTCCTCCTGTCAGCTTATTCTGTTTGTGAACCAGCTGAAGAAGGGTGGACTGTATGTTTTAGGTCATGTGCAGCTTGGAGATCTGG ACTCTATGCCATCAGACCCTGTCCAGACCCAGTACAACTTCTGGCTGAGCCTGGTTGATAAACTTGGGGTGAAAGCCTTTGTAGACCTGACGCTGTCTCCGTCAGTCAGACAAGGGACACAGCATCTGCTGCGCATCACAGGACTTG gtGGCATGAAGCCCAACACGCTGATTTTGGGTTTCTATGACAGCTCCACGCCTGATGATTTCTTCCTGCAGGATTCTGCCTTCTGTCGCTCATCTGTGGAAGAAGGCAAGGGGGAGTATAATTTTGGGGTGGACCTGCCTTCGCTGCAGGCCCATTTCCCTCCTGTCCGGCATGTTGAGAGCCCCCGGTGGCTGTCGCCGGAGGAGTATGTGGGCATCATTTCCGACGCCATTAAGATGAATAAAAACGTGTGCCTCGGCCGGTATTTCTTCCAGCTGCAGGGAGAAGGTAAAGACAGCAAAGTTGACGGGTCTGAGCGGACAATAGATGTTTGGCCTCTCAACCTGCTGCAGCCGGGCAGCCGGGACTACCAGGACGTGTGCAGCCTCTTCCTGCTGCAGATGGCCTGCGTCCTCAACATGTCGAGCAAATGGCGTCATGCAAGAATGAGGATCTTCCTAAATGTGGAGACGGGCTCCTGTGACCAGGGTTGGGTGGTCAACGAAGAGACATTTCGGGAGCTGCTGAGGAAGCTGAGGATCAGGGCATCTATCAAAATTGTGCCGTGGGACTCTGTGGTGCAGCATTACGCTCTGCCAGAGGGGGAGCGCTGCGGAGAACCAACGCCAGGTTTATCGGAGGACTTCCTGTCTGCAGTAAACTGCATGTTGATGGAGCACAGCTCTCAGGCTGCTGTTCGCTTCCTGTATTTACCTCGGCCCCCTGCTGGTCGCAACCAGTCACAGAACTACTTGGCTCACCTGGAAGCAGTGACCCGTGGTTTAGGGCCTACTCTGTTGATTCATGGGGTCACCCCGGTCACATACACTGATCTCTGA
- the hsd20b2 gene encoding hydroxysteroid (20-beta) dehydrogenase 2 isoform X2 gives MFEHFVNLFNCCSHRMLLGQLTFSKSTFCGSKLTISIIIPLQQPSGKGFRGVEKFCYRKMLLAQELYCKTSLTDTLALFGGLTVAVCLLKFTWKCWCGLRQFVLSEQWQVDLRAYGQWAVVTGATSGIGRAYATELARRGLDVVLLGRSDNKLRMVAREIKNEYGRRTHTIQVDFTEGGSIYSSIAKELQGLQIGILVNNVGMTCTDHFAYFLETPDAEQKITQIINCNTLSVTQMTRLVLPGMVDRGTGLIINISSEMGVRPHPLLALYSATKIFVTYFSRCLHAEYKSMGITVQCVAPLMVSTNMTHNMQDNCLVKSASGFAYEAVNTVGHSSYTSGCLSHALQSAALSLLLPDWLRMSTFLIRVLKSLPNTKTCRRKASQRKEWFTVTKE, from the exons ATGTTTGAAcattttgttaatttgtttaactGTTGCAGCCACAGGATGCTCTTGGGCCAGCTCACCTTCTCAAAATCCACTTTCTGTGGCAGTAAACTCACCATATCAATAATCATCCCTCTACAGCAACCTTCTGGAAAAGGATTTAGAGGGGTGGAGAAAT tctgctACAGAAAAATGCTGCTGGCTCAGGAGCTCTACTGCAAGACATCACTGACTGACACTCTGGCGCTCTTTGGGGGACTAACGGTGGCTGTCTGCCTGCTGAAATTCACCTGGAAATGTTGGTGTGGATTGAGACAGTTTGTCTTATCAGAGCAGTGGCAGGTGGATTTGCGTGCATATGGACAATGGGCAG TTGTTACTGGTGCCACGTCTGGCATTGGTAGAGCTTATGCCACTGAG TTGGCAAGAAGAGgtctggatgttgttttattagGAAGATCTGATAACAAGCTCCGAATGGTTGCCAGGGAAATCA AAAATGAGTACGGACGAAGAACTCACACCATCCAAGTGGACTTCACAGAGGGTGGCAGCATCTACTCATCCATAGCAAAGGAGCTCCAAGGCCTGCAGATAGGGATTCTGG TTAACAACGTTGGAATGACCTGCACTGATCATTTTGCCTATTTTCTGGAAACACCAGATGCCGAACAG AAAATCACTCAGATCATCAACTGCAACACACTGTCGGTAACCCAG ATGACAAGGTTGGTTCTTCCTGGCATGGTGGACAG AGGCACAGGATTAATCATCAATATCTCTTCTGAAATGGGGGTCCGTCCACATCCATTGCTGGCTCTTTATTCGGCTACCAAG ATTTTTGTAACATATTTCTCCCGGTGTTTGCATGCTGAGTACAAGTCAATGGGAATCACTGTCCAG TGTGTCGCCCCACTCATGGTGTCCACCAACATGACACACAACATGCAAGACAACTGTTTGGTTAAGAGTGCTTCGGGGTTCGCCTATGAGGCTGTGAACACTGTGGGTCACTCCAGCTACACCAGCGGCTGTCTGTCACATGCACTGCAG AGTGCAGCTCTCTCGCTCCTCCTGCCAGACTGGCTTCGGATGTCGACATTTCTCATCAGGGTGTTGAAAAGCCTTCCAAATACAAAAACCTGTCGGAGAAAAGCATCTCAGAGAAAGGAGTGGTTTACTGTGACGAAAGAGTAG
- the hsd20b2 gene encoding hydroxysteroid (20-beta) dehydrogenase 2 isoform X1: MFEHFVNLFNCCSHRMLLGQLTFSKSTFCGSKLTISIIIPLQQPSGKGFRGVEKFCYRKMLLAQELYCKTSLTDTLALFGGLTVAVCLLKFTWKCWCGLRQFVLSEQWQVDLRAYGQWAVVTGATSGIGRAYATELARRGLDVVLLGRSDNKLRMVAREIKNEYGRRTHTIQVDFTEGGSIYSSIAKELQGLQIGILVNNVGMTCTDHFAYFLETPDAEQKITQIINCNTLSVTQKYYVDTMQMTRLVLPGMVDRGTGLIINISSEMGVRPHPLLALYSATKIFVTYFSRCLHAEYKSMGITVQCVAPLMVSTNMTHNMQDNCLVKSASGFAYEAVNTVGHSSYTSGCLSHALQSAALSLLLPDWLRMSTFLIRVLKSLPNTKTCRRKASQRKEWFTVTKE; the protein is encoded by the exons ATGTTTGAAcattttgttaatttgtttaactGTTGCAGCCACAGGATGCTCTTGGGCCAGCTCACCTTCTCAAAATCCACTTTCTGTGGCAGTAAACTCACCATATCAATAATCATCCCTCTACAGCAACCTTCTGGAAAAGGATTTAGAGGGGTGGAGAAAT tctgctACAGAAAAATGCTGCTGGCTCAGGAGCTCTACTGCAAGACATCACTGACTGACACTCTGGCGCTCTTTGGGGGACTAACGGTGGCTGTCTGCCTGCTGAAATTCACCTGGAAATGTTGGTGTGGATTGAGACAGTTTGTCTTATCAGAGCAGTGGCAGGTGGATTTGCGTGCATATGGACAATGGGCAG TTGTTACTGGTGCCACGTCTGGCATTGGTAGAGCTTATGCCACTGAG TTGGCAAGAAGAGgtctggatgttgttttattagGAAGATCTGATAACAAGCTCCGAATGGTTGCCAGGGAAATCA AAAATGAGTACGGACGAAGAACTCACACCATCCAAGTGGACTTCACAGAGGGTGGCAGCATCTACTCATCCATAGCAAAGGAGCTCCAAGGCCTGCAGATAGGGATTCTGG TTAACAACGTTGGAATGACCTGCACTGATCATTTTGCCTATTTTCTGGAAACACCAGATGCCGAACAG AAAATCACTCAGATCATCAACTGCAACACACTGTCGGTAACCCAG aaatattatgTTGATACAATGCAGATGACAAGGTTGGTTCTTCCTGGCATGGTGGACAG AGGCACAGGATTAATCATCAATATCTCTTCTGAAATGGGGGTCCGTCCACATCCATTGCTGGCTCTTTATTCGGCTACCAAG ATTTTTGTAACATATTTCTCCCGGTGTTTGCATGCTGAGTACAAGTCAATGGGAATCACTGTCCAG TGTGTCGCCCCACTCATGGTGTCCACCAACATGACACACAACATGCAAGACAACTGTTTGGTTAAGAGTGCTTCGGGGTTCGCCTATGAGGCTGTGAACACTGTGGGTCACTCCAGCTACACCAGCGGCTGTCTGTCACATGCACTGCAG AGTGCAGCTCTCTCGCTCCTCCTGCCAGACTGGCTTCGGATGTCGACATTTCTCATCAGGGTGTTGAAAAGCCTTCCAAATACAAAAACCTGTCGGAGAAAAGCATCTCAGAGAAAGGAGTGGTTTACTGTGACGAAAGAGTAG
- the hsd20b2 gene encoding hydroxysteroid (20-beta) dehydrogenase 2 isoform X3: protein MLLGQLTFSKSTFCGSKLTISIIIPLQQPSGKGFRGVEKFCYRKMLLAQELYCKTSLTDTLALFGGLTVAVCLLKFTWKCWCGLRQFVLSEQWQVDLRAYGQWAVVTGATSGIGRAYATELARRGLDVVLLGRSDNKLRMVAREIKNEYGRRTHTIQVDFTEGGSIYSSIAKELQGLQIGILVNNVGMTCTDHFAYFLETPDAEQKITQIINCNTLSVTQKYYVDTMQMTRLVLPGMVDRGTGLIINISSEMGVRPHPLLALYSATKIFVTYFSRCLHAEYKSMGITVQCVAPLMVSTNMTHNMQDNCLVKSASGFAYEAVNTVGHSSYTSGCLSHALQSAALSLLLPDWLRMSTFLIRVLKSLPNTKTCRRKASQRKEWFTVTKE, encoded by the exons ATGCTCTTGGGCCAGCTCACCTTCTCAAAATCCACTTTCTGTGGCAGTAAACTCACCATATCAATAATCATCCCTCTACAGCAACCTTCTGGAAAAGGATTTAGAGGGGTGGAGAAAT tctgctACAGAAAAATGCTGCTGGCTCAGGAGCTCTACTGCAAGACATCACTGACTGACACTCTGGCGCTCTTTGGGGGACTAACGGTGGCTGTCTGCCTGCTGAAATTCACCTGGAAATGTTGGTGTGGATTGAGACAGTTTGTCTTATCAGAGCAGTGGCAGGTGGATTTGCGTGCATATGGACAATGGGCAG TTGTTACTGGTGCCACGTCTGGCATTGGTAGAGCTTATGCCACTGAG TTGGCAAGAAGAGgtctggatgttgttttattagGAAGATCTGATAACAAGCTCCGAATGGTTGCCAGGGAAATCA AAAATGAGTACGGACGAAGAACTCACACCATCCAAGTGGACTTCACAGAGGGTGGCAGCATCTACTCATCCATAGCAAAGGAGCTCCAAGGCCTGCAGATAGGGATTCTGG TTAACAACGTTGGAATGACCTGCACTGATCATTTTGCCTATTTTCTGGAAACACCAGATGCCGAACAG AAAATCACTCAGATCATCAACTGCAACACACTGTCGGTAACCCAG aaatattatgTTGATACAATGCAGATGACAAGGTTGGTTCTTCCTGGCATGGTGGACAG AGGCACAGGATTAATCATCAATATCTCTTCTGAAATGGGGGTCCGTCCACATCCATTGCTGGCTCTTTATTCGGCTACCAAG ATTTTTGTAACATATTTCTCCCGGTGTTTGCATGCTGAGTACAAGTCAATGGGAATCACTGTCCAG TGTGTCGCCCCACTCATGGTGTCCACCAACATGACACACAACATGCAAGACAACTGTTTGGTTAAGAGTGCTTCGGGGTTCGCCTATGAGGCTGTGAACACTGTGGGTCACTCCAGCTACACCAGCGGCTGTCTGTCACATGCACTGCAG AGTGCAGCTCTCTCGCTCCTCCTGCCAGACTGGCTTCGGATGTCGACATTTCTCATCAGGGTGTTGAAAAGCCTTCCAAATACAAAAACCTGTCGGAGAAAAGCATCTCAGAGAAAGGAGTGGTTTACTGTGACGAAAGAGTAG
- the hsd20b2 gene encoding hydroxysteroid (20-beta) dehydrogenase 2 isoform X4: MFMQSQLFCYRKMLLAQELYCKTSLTDTLALFGGLTVAVCLLKFTWKCWCGLRQFVLSEQWQVDLRAYGQWAVVTGATSGIGRAYATELARRGLDVVLLGRSDNKLRMVAREIKNEYGRRTHTIQVDFTEGGSIYSSIAKELQGLQIGILVNNVGMTCTDHFAYFLETPDAEQKITQIINCNTLSVTQKYYVDTMQMTRLVLPGMVDRGTGLIINISSEMGVRPHPLLALYSATKIFVTYFSRCLHAEYKSMGITVQCVAPLMVSTNMTHNMQDNCLVKSASGFAYEAVNTVGHSSYTSGCLSHALQSAALSLLLPDWLRMSTFLIRVLKSLPNTKTCRRKASQRKEWFTVTKE; the protein is encoded by the exons ATGTTCATGCAGAGTCAACTCT tctgctACAGAAAAATGCTGCTGGCTCAGGAGCTCTACTGCAAGACATCACTGACTGACACTCTGGCGCTCTTTGGGGGACTAACGGTGGCTGTCTGCCTGCTGAAATTCACCTGGAAATGTTGGTGTGGATTGAGACAGTTTGTCTTATCAGAGCAGTGGCAGGTGGATTTGCGTGCATATGGACAATGGGCAG TTGTTACTGGTGCCACGTCTGGCATTGGTAGAGCTTATGCCACTGAG TTGGCAAGAAGAGgtctggatgttgttttattagGAAGATCTGATAACAAGCTCCGAATGGTTGCCAGGGAAATCA AAAATGAGTACGGACGAAGAACTCACACCATCCAAGTGGACTTCACAGAGGGTGGCAGCATCTACTCATCCATAGCAAAGGAGCTCCAAGGCCTGCAGATAGGGATTCTGG TTAACAACGTTGGAATGACCTGCACTGATCATTTTGCCTATTTTCTGGAAACACCAGATGCCGAACAG AAAATCACTCAGATCATCAACTGCAACACACTGTCGGTAACCCAG aaatattatgTTGATACAATGCAGATGACAAGGTTGGTTCTTCCTGGCATGGTGGACAG AGGCACAGGATTAATCATCAATATCTCTTCTGAAATGGGGGTCCGTCCACATCCATTGCTGGCTCTTTATTCGGCTACCAAG ATTTTTGTAACATATTTCTCCCGGTGTTTGCATGCTGAGTACAAGTCAATGGGAATCACTGTCCAG TGTGTCGCCCCACTCATGGTGTCCACCAACATGACACACAACATGCAAGACAACTGTTTGGTTAAGAGTGCTTCGGGGTTCGCCTATGAGGCTGTGAACACTGTGGGTCACTCCAGCTACACCAGCGGCTGTCTGTCACATGCACTGCAG AGTGCAGCTCTCTCGCTCCTCCTGCCAGACTGGCTTCGGATGTCGACATTTCTCATCAGGGTGTTGAAAAGCCTTCCAAATACAAAAACCTGTCGGAGAAAAGCATCTCAGAGAAAGGAGTGGTTTACTGTGACGAAAGAGTAG